In one window of Megalopta genalis isolate 19385.01 chromosome 4, iyMegGena1_principal, whole genome shotgun sequence DNA:
- the syd gene encoding JNK-interacting protein syd isoform X1 produces MSQIEMDQETVYGTHEDSHVVMSEKVQTLAGSIYQEFEKMIARYDEDVVKDLMPLLVNVLECLDISYTENQEREVELELLREDNEQLVTQYEREKQLRKTSDQKLLELEDAAEDERKDLLLKIDSLESIVRMLELKTKNSHDHGTNVNGSTSPFLHRTSLYIVRLEEKEAELKRDYTRLHERYTELFKTHVDYMERTKMLVGSTERLENATSGRGPSRLPSLGMAHMSRSSGPLSYGFQSLEASMNEEEVQEESPPNAANLRTEMLDSSSEAAIETSDKSQLTDKPAQENKTTAISRRESPETEAPPMLITPTSPTVEKLATMPSGRSRTEREQRSGNTLYQELSFQDADALGEMDEGADITGSWVHPGEYASSVSDNFFGMGKEVENLIMENNELLATKNALNIVKDDLIIKVDELTSEQEILREEVRGLQQARERLRQKVVALEEELKKVKEEAEAAAKAAKSDDEEDVPLAQRKRFTRVEMARVLMERNQYKERLMELQEAVRWTEMIRASKTDPSNMSGGKGSVWKFFSSLFTSTADRGALVRGPHTLSQIRYSAPTNQVVPVPPLDSMRRRTLKGRHEIFDQGDTISSEKLVARRAHERREQYRQVRAHVRKEDGRLQAYGWSLPGKPSAPVRQPVPVPVYCRPLQESEPGMKIWCGAGVNLSGGKTRDGGCMIGGSVFYAAEAQEVSTNSKNEAEDAVEHLDKELQENENQRLEAERLEQQLSSLVWICTSTQNIRMMAKVTVIDANNPAEILEVFNVCQGHLLCIASVPGAKESDYAQSANEDPVRTANGVTDVDDHEVDVSTNVEQNNQKIKQEIQESSEKKDSDSASEEKNNEIIEKSDDSNQNTTTEPQSLESIDSETINLGKVQFVKANVEVPTIRAGEQESMNEENQTKDPEEDTPMEKMSSIQPTMWLGAQNGAVFVHSAVANWPVCLHSVKLKDAALAIVHVQGRVLVALADGSVALFRRGIDGQWDLSQYHVITLGNPQHSIRCMTAVSGKTVWCGYRNKIHVIDPVSMTVECTVDAHPRRESQVRQLAWLGEGVWVSIRLDSTLRLYHAHTYQHLQDVDIEPYVSKMLGTGKLGFSFVRITALLISSNRLWIGTGNGVIISVPLSENAGGSMAVSRIQAVSGKNDAPGVGVRIFASDRGVTPGSFIPYCSMAHAQLSFHGHRDSVKMFVAVPGHGGQSALSDGSQPAMLVLSGGEGYIDFRVGDGDETEESIERSNSVVTANAEEHGEQSHLIVWQVQSPVPVPING; encoded by the exons ATGagtcaaatagaaatggatcaaGAAACAGTGTACGGAACACACGAGGACAGCCATGTGGTCATGTCAGAAAAAGTGCAGACCCTGGCTGGCAGTATTTATCAAGAGTTTGAAAAAATGATCGCTCGTTATGACGAAGATGTGGTGAAAGATTTAATGCCACTCCTAGtcaatgttctagaatgtctAGACATATCTTATACCGAAAATCAGGAACGTGAGGTCGAATTAGAATTATTAAGGGAAGACAATGAGCAATTGGTTACACAGTATGAAAGAGAGAAACAATTGAGGAAAACATCTGATCAG AAACTGCTTGAGCTTGAAGATGCTGCGGAAGATGAAAGGAAAGaccttttattaaaaattgataGCTTGGAATCAATAGTAAGGATGTTGGAATTGAAGACAAAGAATTCACATGATCACGGTACAAATGTCAATGGCTCTACCAGTCCATTCCTTCACAGAACATCCCTCTACA TTGTTCGTCTTGAAGAAAAAGAGGCAGAATTAAAACGAGATTATACCCGGCTGCATGAAAGATACACAGAGTTATTTAAAACGCATGTAGATTATATGGAAAGAACGAAGATGTTAGTTGGAAGCACGGAGAGATTAGAAAATGCGACTAGTGGTCGTGGTCCATCCCGTTTACCATCTCTTGGAATGGCTCATATGTCTAGGAGTTCTGGACCATTGAGTTATGGTTTTCAGAGTTTAGAAGCTAGTATGAATGAGGAAGAAGTTCAAGAGGAAAGTCCGCCAAATGCTGCTAACTTAAGAACTGAAATGTTAGACAGCAGTAGTGAAGCTGCTATAGAAACTTCTGATAAAAGTCAATTAACTGATAAACCAGCACAAGAGAATAAAACAACGGCAATTTCTAGAC GTGAAAGTCCAGAAACAGAAGCACCTCCAATGTTAATTACACCAACATCACCGACAGTAGAGAAACTGGCTacaatgccaagtggaaggaGTAGGACCGAAAGAGAACAACGAAGTGGCAATACATTATACCAGGAACTCAGTTTTCAAGATGCTGATGCTTTGGGTGAAATGGATGAAGGAGCAGATATAACAG GTAGTTGGGTTCATCCTGGAGAGTATGCATCGTCGG TCAGTGACAACTTCTTCG gaATGGGTAAAGAAGTGGAGAATCTTATTATGGAAAATAATGAACTTTTGGCCACAAA GAATGCGCTTAACATTGTTAAAGATGACTTAATTATTAAAGTGGATGAGCTTACAAG TGAACAAGAAATATTACGCGAAGAAGTTCGAGGTTTACAACAAGCTAGAGAACGTTTACGCCAAAAAGTTGTTGCCCTTgaagaagaattgaagaaagtTAAAGAAGAAGCCGAAGCAGCAGCGAAAGCGGCCAAAAGTGATGATGAGGAAGACGTACCTTTGGCACAAAGAAAAAGATTTACCAGAGTGGAGATGGCTAGGGTACTTATGGAAAGAAATCAGTACAAGGAACGTTTGATGGAACTTCAGGAAGCAGTTAGATGGACAGAAATGATAAGAGCTAGCAAGACTGATCCTTCTAATATGTCGGGAGGAAAAGGTTCAGTGTGGAAGTT TTTTAGTAGTCTCTTTACATCAACCGCGGACCGAGGGGCTTTGGTTCGAGGACCACACACATTATCTCAAATTAGGTACAGCGCACCAACGAATCAAGTTGTTCCAGTACCACCCTTGGACAGCATGCGTAGACGTACGTTGAAAGGTCGCCATGAGATTTTCGACCAGGGAGACACCAT ATCTTCCGAAAAACTCGTAGCCAGACGCGCACATGAACGAAGAGAGCAATATCGGCAAGTTCGCGCACACGTTAGAAAAGAAGATGGTCGATTGCAAGCTTATGGATGGAGTTTACCAGGAAAACCAAGCGCACCTGTTAGACAACCTGTTCCAGTGCCCGTTTATTGTAGACCTTTACAGGAATCAGAACCTGGCATGAAG ATATGGTGTGGTGCTGGTGTAAATTTAAGTGGAGGTAAAACTCGTGACGGTGGTTGTATGATTGGAGGTAGTGTGTTctatgcagctgaagctcaagAAGTAAGTACTAACTCAAAGAATGAAGCTGAGGATGCTGTTGAACATTTGGATAAAGAGCTTCAGGAAAATGAAAATCAGAGGTTGGAAGCAGAACGTTTAGAACAACAACTTAGCTCTTTAGTTTGGATCTGTACATCGACTCAGAATATCAGAATGATGGCTAAAGTGACTGTGATAGACGCTAATAATCCAGCCGAAATTTTGGAAGTTTTTAATGTTTGCCAAGGACATTTACTTTGCATCGCGAGTGTACCTGGAGCCAAAGAGAGTGACTACGCTCAATCAGCTAACGAAGACCCAGTTCGAACTGCCAATGGAGTAACGGATGTCGACGACCATGAGGTAGACGTTAGTACAAATGTTGAACAGAACAATCAGAAAATTAAGCAAGAAATTCAGGAATCTTCTGAGAAAAAAGATTCAGATAGTGCTTCTGAAGAAAAAAATAacgaaattattgaaaaatctgatgatagtaATCAGAATACTACAACCGAGCCACAAAGTTTGGAGAGTATAGACAGTGAAACAATAAATCTCGGAAAAGTACAATTTGTCAAAGCTAATGTAGAAGTACCAACCATACGAGCGGGAGAACAGGAAAGTATGAACGAGGAGAACCAAACAAAAGATCCTGAAGAAGATACACCAATGGAAAAAATGTCTTCGATACAACCAACTATGTGGCTTGGAGCTCAAAACGGTGCAGTGTTTGTTCATTCGGCTGTAGCTAATTGGCCAGTCTGTTTACATTCTGTAAAATTGAAGGATGCTGCACTGGCTATTGT ACATGTTCAAGGCCGAGTTCTTGTCGCACTTGCTGATGGAAGTGTAGCATTATTTAGAAGGGGTATAGATGGTCAATGGGATTTGTCTCAGTACCATGTGATTACTTTGGGTAATCCACAGCATTCAATCAGGTGCATGACCGCTGTTAGCGGCAAAACTGTATGGTGCGGATATAGGAATAAGATTCATGTAATAGATCCAGTTTCGATGACCGTTGAG TGCACAGTAGACGCTCATCCACGTCGAGAGTCACAAGTGAGACAATTAGCTTGGTTGGGTGAAGGTGTATGGGTCAGCATTCGACTGGATTCAACATTGAGGCTCTATCACGCGCATACGTATCAACATCTCCAAGATGTCGATATCGAACCTTATGTTAGCAAAATGCTTGGGACTGGAAAGCTTGGTTTTTCTTTTGTAAGAATTACCGCATTGCTCATTTCCTCGAATAGGTTGTGGATTGGTACAGGAAATGGAGTAATAATTTCAGTTCCTTTATCTGAAA ATGCTGGTGGTTCAATGGCAGTGTCTAGAATTCAAGCTGTAAGTGGTAAAAATGATGCCCCAGGAGTTGGTGTTAGAATTTTTGCATCGGACCGGGGAGTTACACCTGGAAGTTTTATACCATATTGTAGTATGGCTCATGCACAACTTAGCTTCCACGGACATAGAGATTCAGTGAAAATGTTTGTAGCTGTACCTG GTCACGGTGGTCAAAGTGCATTATCAGATGGTTCTCAACCAGCCATGCTGGTCCTTTCAGGAGGCGAAGGCTACATAGATTTCAGAGTTG GTGATGGAGATGAAACAGAAGAGAGCATTGAACGCTCCAACAGTGTTGTCACCGCGAATGCTGAAGAACATGGAGAACAGAGTCATCTGATCGTGTGGCAGGTACAAAGTCCTGTACCAGTGCCAATAAACGGATAA
- the syd gene encoding JNK-interacting protein syd isoform X4: MSQIEMDQETVYGTHEDSHVVMSEKVQTLAGSIYQEFEKMIARYDEDVVKDLMPLLVNVLECLDISYTENQEREVELELLREDNEQLVTQYEREKQLRKTSDQKLLELEDAAEDERKDLLLKIDSLESIVRMLELKTKNSHDHGTNVNGSTSPFLHRTSLYIVRLEEKEAELKRDYTRLHERYTELFKTHVDYMERTKMLVGSTERLENATSGRGPSRLPSLGMAHMSRSSGPLSYGFQSLEASMNEEEVQEESPPNAANLRTEMLDSSSEAAIETSDKSQLTDKPAQENKTTAISRRESPETEAPPMLITPTSPTVEKLATMPSGRSRTEREQRSGNTLYQELSFQDADALGEMDEGADITGMGKEVENLIMENNELLATKNALNIVKDDLIIKVDELTSEQEILREEVRGLQQARERLRQKVVALEEELKKVKEEAEAAAKAAKSDDEEDVPLAQRKRFTRVEMARVLMERNQYKERLMELQEAVRWTEMIRASKTDPSNMSGGKGSVWKFFSSLFTSTADRGALVRGPHTLSQIRYSAPTNQVVPVPPLDSMRRRTLKGRHEIFDQGDTISSEKLVARRAHERREQYRQVRAHVRKEDGRLQAYGWSLPGKPSAPVRQPVPVPVYCRPLQESEPGMKIWCGAGVNLSGGKTRDGGCMIGGSVFYAAEAQEVSTNSKNEAEDAVEHLDKELQENENQRLEAERLEQQLSSLVWICTSTQNIRMMAKVTVIDANNPAEILEVFNVCQGHLLCIASVPGAKESDYAQSANEDPVRTANGVTDVDDHEVDVSTNVEQNNQKIKQEIQESSEKKDSDSASEEKNNEIIEKSDDSNQNTTTEPQSLESIDSETINLGKVQFVKANVEVPTIRAGEQESMNEENQTKDPEEDTPMEKMSSIQPTMWLGAQNGAVFVHSAVANWPVCLHSVKLKDAALAIVHVQGRVLVALADGSVALFRRGIDGQWDLSQYHVITLGNPQHSIRCMTAVSGKTVWCGYRNKIHVIDPVSMTVECTVDAHPRRESQVRQLAWLGEGVWVSIRLDSTLRLYHAHTYQHLQDVDIEPYVSKMLGTGKLGFSFVRITALLISSNRLWIGTGNGVIISVPLSENAGGSMAVSRIQAVSGKNDAPGVGVRIFASDRGVTPGSFIPYCSMAHAQLSFHGHRDSVKMFVAVPGHGGQSALSDGSQPAMLVLSGGEGYIDFRVGDGDETEESIERSNSVVTANAEEHGEQSHLIVWQVQSPVPVPING, encoded by the exons ATGagtcaaatagaaatggatcaaGAAACAGTGTACGGAACACACGAGGACAGCCATGTGGTCATGTCAGAAAAAGTGCAGACCCTGGCTGGCAGTATTTATCAAGAGTTTGAAAAAATGATCGCTCGTTATGACGAAGATGTGGTGAAAGATTTAATGCCACTCCTAGtcaatgttctagaatgtctAGACATATCTTATACCGAAAATCAGGAACGTGAGGTCGAATTAGAATTATTAAGGGAAGACAATGAGCAATTGGTTACACAGTATGAAAGAGAGAAACAATTGAGGAAAACATCTGATCAG AAACTGCTTGAGCTTGAAGATGCTGCGGAAGATGAAAGGAAAGaccttttattaaaaattgataGCTTGGAATCAATAGTAAGGATGTTGGAATTGAAGACAAAGAATTCACATGATCACGGTACAAATGTCAATGGCTCTACCAGTCCATTCCTTCACAGAACATCCCTCTACA TTGTTCGTCTTGAAGAAAAAGAGGCAGAATTAAAACGAGATTATACCCGGCTGCATGAAAGATACACAGAGTTATTTAAAACGCATGTAGATTATATGGAAAGAACGAAGATGTTAGTTGGAAGCACGGAGAGATTAGAAAATGCGACTAGTGGTCGTGGTCCATCCCGTTTACCATCTCTTGGAATGGCTCATATGTCTAGGAGTTCTGGACCATTGAGTTATGGTTTTCAGAGTTTAGAAGCTAGTATGAATGAGGAAGAAGTTCAAGAGGAAAGTCCGCCAAATGCTGCTAACTTAAGAACTGAAATGTTAGACAGCAGTAGTGAAGCTGCTATAGAAACTTCTGATAAAAGTCAATTAACTGATAAACCAGCACAAGAGAATAAAACAACGGCAATTTCTAGAC GTGAAAGTCCAGAAACAGAAGCACCTCCAATGTTAATTACACCAACATCACCGACAGTAGAGAAACTGGCTacaatgccaagtggaaggaGTAGGACCGAAAGAGAACAACGAAGTGGCAATACATTATACCAGGAACTCAGTTTTCAAGATGCTGATGCTTTGGGTGAAATGGATGAAGGAGCAGATATAACAG gaATGGGTAAAGAAGTGGAGAATCTTATTATGGAAAATAATGAACTTTTGGCCACAAA GAATGCGCTTAACATTGTTAAAGATGACTTAATTATTAAAGTGGATGAGCTTACAAG TGAACAAGAAATATTACGCGAAGAAGTTCGAGGTTTACAACAAGCTAGAGAACGTTTACGCCAAAAAGTTGTTGCCCTTgaagaagaattgaagaaagtTAAAGAAGAAGCCGAAGCAGCAGCGAAAGCGGCCAAAAGTGATGATGAGGAAGACGTACCTTTGGCACAAAGAAAAAGATTTACCAGAGTGGAGATGGCTAGGGTACTTATGGAAAGAAATCAGTACAAGGAACGTTTGATGGAACTTCAGGAAGCAGTTAGATGGACAGAAATGATAAGAGCTAGCAAGACTGATCCTTCTAATATGTCGGGAGGAAAAGGTTCAGTGTGGAAGTT TTTTAGTAGTCTCTTTACATCAACCGCGGACCGAGGGGCTTTGGTTCGAGGACCACACACATTATCTCAAATTAGGTACAGCGCACCAACGAATCAAGTTGTTCCAGTACCACCCTTGGACAGCATGCGTAGACGTACGTTGAAAGGTCGCCATGAGATTTTCGACCAGGGAGACACCAT ATCTTCCGAAAAACTCGTAGCCAGACGCGCACATGAACGAAGAGAGCAATATCGGCAAGTTCGCGCACACGTTAGAAAAGAAGATGGTCGATTGCAAGCTTATGGATGGAGTTTACCAGGAAAACCAAGCGCACCTGTTAGACAACCTGTTCCAGTGCCCGTTTATTGTAGACCTTTACAGGAATCAGAACCTGGCATGAAG ATATGGTGTGGTGCTGGTGTAAATTTAAGTGGAGGTAAAACTCGTGACGGTGGTTGTATGATTGGAGGTAGTGTGTTctatgcagctgaagctcaagAAGTAAGTACTAACTCAAAGAATGAAGCTGAGGATGCTGTTGAACATTTGGATAAAGAGCTTCAGGAAAATGAAAATCAGAGGTTGGAAGCAGAACGTTTAGAACAACAACTTAGCTCTTTAGTTTGGATCTGTACATCGACTCAGAATATCAGAATGATGGCTAAAGTGACTGTGATAGACGCTAATAATCCAGCCGAAATTTTGGAAGTTTTTAATGTTTGCCAAGGACATTTACTTTGCATCGCGAGTGTACCTGGAGCCAAAGAGAGTGACTACGCTCAATCAGCTAACGAAGACCCAGTTCGAACTGCCAATGGAGTAACGGATGTCGACGACCATGAGGTAGACGTTAGTACAAATGTTGAACAGAACAATCAGAAAATTAAGCAAGAAATTCAGGAATCTTCTGAGAAAAAAGATTCAGATAGTGCTTCTGAAGAAAAAAATAacgaaattattgaaaaatctgatgatagtaATCAGAATACTACAACCGAGCCACAAAGTTTGGAGAGTATAGACAGTGAAACAATAAATCTCGGAAAAGTACAATTTGTCAAAGCTAATGTAGAAGTACCAACCATACGAGCGGGAGAACAGGAAAGTATGAACGAGGAGAACCAAACAAAAGATCCTGAAGAAGATACACCAATGGAAAAAATGTCTTCGATACAACCAACTATGTGGCTTGGAGCTCAAAACGGTGCAGTGTTTGTTCATTCGGCTGTAGCTAATTGGCCAGTCTGTTTACATTCTGTAAAATTGAAGGATGCTGCACTGGCTATTGT ACATGTTCAAGGCCGAGTTCTTGTCGCACTTGCTGATGGAAGTGTAGCATTATTTAGAAGGGGTATAGATGGTCAATGGGATTTGTCTCAGTACCATGTGATTACTTTGGGTAATCCACAGCATTCAATCAGGTGCATGACCGCTGTTAGCGGCAAAACTGTATGGTGCGGATATAGGAATAAGATTCATGTAATAGATCCAGTTTCGATGACCGTTGAG TGCACAGTAGACGCTCATCCACGTCGAGAGTCACAAGTGAGACAATTAGCTTGGTTGGGTGAAGGTGTATGGGTCAGCATTCGACTGGATTCAACATTGAGGCTCTATCACGCGCATACGTATCAACATCTCCAAGATGTCGATATCGAACCTTATGTTAGCAAAATGCTTGGGACTGGAAAGCTTGGTTTTTCTTTTGTAAGAATTACCGCATTGCTCATTTCCTCGAATAGGTTGTGGATTGGTACAGGAAATGGAGTAATAATTTCAGTTCCTTTATCTGAAA ATGCTGGTGGTTCAATGGCAGTGTCTAGAATTCAAGCTGTAAGTGGTAAAAATGATGCCCCAGGAGTTGGTGTTAGAATTTTTGCATCGGACCGGGGAGTTACACCTGGAAGTTTTATACCATATTGTAGTATGGCTCATGCACAACTTAGCTTCCACGGACATAGAGATTCAGTGAAAATGTTTGTAGCTGTACCTG GTCACGGTGGTCAAAGTGCATTATCAGATGGTTCTCAACCAGCCATGCTGGTCCTTTCAGGAGGCGAAGGCTACATAGATTTCAGAGTTG GTGATGGAGATGAAACAGAAGAGAGCATTGAACGCTCCAACAGTGTTGTCACCGCGAATGCTGAAGAACATGGAGAACAGAGTCATCTGATCGTGTGGCAGGTACAAAGTCCTGTACCAGTGCCAATAAACGGATAA